A stretch of Plutella xylostella chromosome 10, ilPluXylo3.1, whole genome shotgun sequence DNA encodes these proteins:
- the LOC105380420 gene encoding calcium-transporting ATPase sarcoplasmic/endoplasmic reticulum type isoform X3, translating to MDDAHAKTSEEVLGYFGTDPDKGLSPDQVKRNQDKYGLNELPTEEGKTIWQLVLEQFDDLLVKILLLAAIISFVLALFEDHEDAFTAFVEPFVILLILIANAIVGVWQERNAESAIEALKEYEPEMGKVIRADKSGVQKIKAKEIVPGDIVEVSVGDKIPADIRLIKIYSTTIRIDQSILTGESVSVIKHTDAIPDPRAVNQDKKNILFSGTNVAAGKARGIVIGTGLMTAIGKIRVEMSETEEIKTPLQQKLDEFGEQLSKVISVICVAVWAINIGHFNDPAHGGSWIKGAVYYFKIAVALAVAAIPEGLPAVITTCLALGTRRMAKKNAIVRSLPSVETLGCTSVICSDKTGTLTTNQMSVSRMFIFDKIEGGDSSFTEFEITGSTYEPIGDVYLKGSKVRAGDYETLQEMGTICIMCNDSAIDFNEFKQCFEKVGEATETALIVLAEKMNPFNVGKTGLDRRSSAIVVRQEIETKWRKEFTLEFSRDRKSMSSYCVPLKPSKLGDGPKLFVKGAPEGVLERCTHARVGSSKVPLNATLKNRILELTRQYGTGRDTLRCLALATGENPMKPENMDLGDSTKFHTYEVNLTFVGVVGMLDPPRKEVFDAIVRCRAAGIRVIVITGDNKATAEAICRRIGVFTEDEDTTGKSYSGREFDDLPVSEQRAACARGRLFSRVEPAHKSKIVEYLQSMNEISAMTGDGVNDAPALKKAEIGIAMGSGTAVAKSAAEMVLADDNFSSIVSAVEEGRAIYNNMKQFIRYLISSNVGEVVSIFLTAALGLPEALIPVQLLWVNLVTDGLPATALGFNPPDLDIMTKPPRRADEGLISGWLFFRYMAIGGYVGAATVGAASWWFMYSPYGPQLSYWQLTHHLQCLGGGDEFKGVDCKIFTDPHPMTMALSVLVTIEMLNAMNSLSENQSLITMPPWCNMWLVGSMALSFTLHFVILYVEVLSAVFQVTPLSSDEWVTVMKFSIPVVLLDEVLKFVARKISDAQPKWNL from the exons AACTCCCCACTGAAGAAG GCAAAACTATATGGCAACTAGTCTTGGAACAATTCGACGACCTCTTAGTAAAGATTTTGCTGCTAGCCGCTATTATTTCTTTC GTATTAGCTTTATTTGAAGACCACGAAGATGCGTTCACAGCTTTCGTGGAACCTTTCgtaattttacttatccttATCGCTAACGCTATTGTAGGAGTATGGCAAGAAAGAAACGCCGAATCCGCTATCGAAGCTTTAAAAGAATACGAGCCCGAAATGGGTAAAGTGATCAGAGCAGACAAATCTGGTGTGCAGAAGATCAAGGCCAAGGAGATCGTTCCCGGAGACATCGTTGAGGTGTCCGTCGGAGACAAGATCCCCGCCGACATCCGTCTCATCAAGATCTACTCCACCACCATCCGTATCGACCAGTCCATCCTTACCGGAGAGTCTGTGTCCGTCATCAAGCACACCGACGCCATCCCCGACCCCCGCGCCGTCAACCAGGACAAGAAGAACATCTTGTTCTCTGGTACCAACGTCGCCGCCGGTAAGGCTCGCGGTATCGTCATCGGAACTGGACTCATGACCGCCATCGGTAAGATCCGTGTCGAGATGTCCGAGACTGAGGAGATCAAGACCCCCCTGCAGCAGAAACTCGACGAGTTCGGCGAACAGCTGTCCAAGGTCATCTCCGTCATCTGCGTGGCCGTCTGGGCCATCAACATCGGCCACTTCAACGACCCCGCCCACGGAGGCTCCTGGATCAAGGGCGCCGTCTACTACTTCAAGATCGCCGTCGCGCTCGCCGTGGCCGCCATCCCCGAGGGTCTGCCCGCCGTCATCACCACCTGTCTCGCCCTAGGAACCCGTCGTATGGCCAAGAAGAACGCCATCGTGCGCTCCCTGCCCTCCGTGGAGACCCTGGGTTGCACCTCCGTCATCTGCTCCGACAAGACCGGCACGCTCACCACCAACCAGATGTCCGTTTCCCGCATGTTCATCTTCGACAAGATCGAGGGCGGCGACAGCAGCTTCACCGAGTTCGAGATCACCGGCTCCACCTACGAGCCCATCGGCGACGTCTACCTGAAGGGCTCCAAGGTCCGCGCCGGCGACTACGAGACGCTCCAGGAGATGGGCACCATCTGCATCATGTGCAACGACTCCGCCATCGACTTCAACGAGTTCAAGCAGTGCTTCGAGAAGGTCGGAGAGGCCACCGAGACCGCGCTCATCGTCCTGGCCGAGAAGATGAACCCCTTCAACGTCGGCAAGACCGGCCTCGACCGCCGCTCGTCCGCCATCGTCGTCCGCCAGGAGATCGAGACCAAGTGGAGGAAGGAGTTCACCCTCGAGTTCTCGCGTGACAGGAAGTCCATGTCCTCCTACTGTGTGCCCCTCAAGCCCTCCAAGCTCGGAGACGGTCCCAAGCTGTTCGTCAAGGGCGCGCCCGAGGGTGTGCTCGAGCGTTGTACCCACGCCCGCGTCGGATCCAGCAAGGTGCCTCTGAACGCTACCCTCAAGAACCGCATCCTCGAGCTGACCCGCCAATACGGTACCGGCCGCGACACTCTGCGTTGCCTGGCCCTCGCCACCGGAGAGAACCCCATGAAGCCCGAGAACATGGACCTGGGAGACTCCACCAAGTTCCACACGTACGAGGTGAACCTGACGTTCGTCGGAGTGGTGGGCATGCTGGACCCCCCGCGCAAGGAGGTGTTCGACGCCATCGTGCGCTGCCGTGCCGCGGGTATCCGCGTCATCGTCATCACTGGAGACAACAAGGCCACCGCTGAGGCTATCTGCAG ACGTATCGGAGTGTTCACCGAAGACGAGGACACGACCGGCAAGTCCTATTCCGGCCGTGAGTTCGACGACCTGCCCGTGTCGGAACAACGCGCCGCCTGCGCCCGCGGCCGCCTGTTCTCCCGCGTGGAGCCCGCGCACAAGTCCAAGATTGTCGAGTACTTGCAGAGCATGAACGAGATCTCCGCTATG ACTGGTGACGGTGTGAACGACGCGCCGGCGCTGAAGAAGGCCGAGATCGGTATCGCCATGGGCTCCGGAACCGCCGTGGCCAAGTCCGCCGCCGAGATGGTGCTCGCCGACGACAACTTCTCATCCATCGTGTCTGCTGTTGAGGAAG GCCGTGCCATCTACAACAACATGAAGCAGTTCATCCGCTACCTGATCTCTTCCAACGTCGGTGAAGTGGTCTCCATCTTCCTCACCGCCGCCCTGGGTCTGCCTGAAGCCCTGATCCCCGTGCAGCTGTTGTGGGTGAACCTGGTCACTGACGGTCTGCCCGCCACCGCCCTCGGATTCAACCCCCCTGACCTGGACATCATGACCAAGCCGCCCCGCCGCGCCGATGAGGGTCTCATCTCTGGATGGCTGTTCTTCAG ATACATGGCTATCGGAGGCTACGTCGGCGCCGCGACTGTGGGAGCCGCGTCCTGGTGGTTCATGTACTCCCCCTACGGCCCGCAGCTGTCGTACTGGCAGCTCACCCACCACCTGCAGTGCCTGGGAGGCGGCGATGAGTTCAAG GGTGTCGACTGCAAGATCTTCACCGACCCCCACCCCATGACCATGGCCCTGTCCGTGCTGGTGACCATCGAGATGCTGAACGCCATGAACTCGCTGTCGGAGAACCAGTCGCTGATCACCATGCCGCCGTGGTGCAACATGTGGCTCGTCGGCTCCATGGCCCTGTCGTTCACGCTGCACTTTGTCATCCTGTATGTCGAGGTTCTCTCG GCCGTGTTCCAGGTGACCCCGCTGTCGAGCGACGAGTGGGTCACGGTCATGAAGTTCTCCATCCCGGTGGTGCTGCTGGACGAGGTCCTCAAGTTCGTCGCGCGCAAGATCTCCGACG
- the LOC105380420 gene encoding calcium-transporting ATPase sarcoplasmic/endoplasmic reticulum type isoform X2 codes for MDDAHAKTSEEVLGYFGTDPDKGLSPDQVKRNQDKYGLNELPTEEGKTIWQLVLEQFDDLLVKILLLAAIISFVLALFEDHEDAFTAFVEPFVILLILIANAIVGVWQERNAESAIEALKEYEPEMGKVIRADKSGVQKIKAKEIVPGDIVEVSVGDKIPADIRLIKIYSTTIRIDQSILTGESVSVIKHTDAIPDPRAVNQDKKNILFSGTNVAAGKARGIVIGTGLMTAIGKIRVEMSETEEIKTPLQQKLDEFGEQLSKVISVICVAVWAINIGHFNDPAHGGSWIKGAVYYFKIAVALAVAAIPEGLPAVITTCLALGTRRMAKKNAIVRSLPSVETLGCTSVICSDKTGTLTTNQMSVSRMFIFDKIEGGDSSFTEFEITGSTYEPIGDVYLKGSKVRAGDYETLQEMGTICIMCNDSAIDFNEFKQCFEKVGEATETALIVLAEKMNPFNVGKTGLDRRSSAIVVRQEIETKWRKEFTLEFSRDRKSMSSYCVPLKPSKLGDGPKLFVKGAPEGVLERCTHARVGSSKVPLNATLKNRILELTRQYGTGRDTLRCLALATGENPMKPENMDLGDSTKFHTYEVNLTFVGVVGMLDPPRKEVFDAIVRCRAAGIRVIVITGDNKATAEAICRRIGVFTEDEDTTGKSYSGREFDDLPVSEQRAACARGRLFSRVEPAHKSKIVEYLQSMNEISAMTGDGVNDAPALKKAEIGIAMGSGTAVAKSAAEMVLADDNFSSIVSAVEEGRAIYNNMKQFIRYLISSNVGEVVSIFLTAALGLPEALIPVQLLWVNLVTDGLPATALGFNPPDLDIMTKPPRRADEGLISGWLFFRYMAIGGYVGAATVGAASWWFMYSPYGPQLSYWQLTHHLQCLGGGDEFKGVDCKIFTDPHPMTMALSVLVTIEMLNAMNSLSENQSLITMPPWCNMWLVGSMALSFTLHFVILYVEVLSAVFQVTPLSSDEWVTVMKFSIPVVLLDEVLKFVARKISDANEQVIDKW; via the exons AACTCCCCACTGAAGAAG GCAAAACTATATGGCAACTAGTCTTGGAACAATTCGACGACCTCTTAGTAAAGATTTTGCTGCTAGCCGCTATTATTTCTTTC GTATTAGCTTTATTTGAAGACCACGAAGATGCGTTCACAGCTTTCGTGGAACCTTTCgtaattttacttatccttATCGCTAACGCTATTGTAGGAGTATGGCAAGAAAGAAACGCCGAATCCGCTATCGAAGCTTTAAAAGAATACGAGCCCGAAATGGGTAAAGTGATCAGAGCAGACAAATCTGGTGTGCAGAAGATCAAGGCCAAGGAGATCGTTCCCGGAGACATCGTTGAGGTGTCCGTCGGAGACAAGATCCCCGCCGACATCCGTCTCATCAAGATCTACTCCACCACCATCCGTATCGACCAGTCCATCCTTACCGGAGAGTCTGTGTCCGTCATCAAGCACACCGACGCCATCCCCGACCCCCGCGCCGTCAACCAGGACAAGAAGAACATCTTGTTCTCTGGTACCAACGTCGCCGCCGGTAAGGCTCGCGGTATCGTCATCGGAACTGGACTCATGACCGCCATCGGTAAGATCCGTGTCGAGATGTCCGAGACTGAGGAGATCAAGACCCCCCTGCAGCAGAAACTCGACGAGTTCGGCGAACAGCTGTCCAAGGTCATCTCCGTCATCTGCGTGGCCGTCTGGGCCATCAACATCGGCCACTTCAACGACCCCGCCCACGGAGGCTCCTGGATCAAGGGCGCCGTCTACTACTTCAAGATCGCCGTCGCGCTCGCCGTGGCCGCCATCCCCGAGGGTCTGCCCGCCGTCATCACCACCTGTCTCGCCCTAGGAACCCGTCGTATGGCCAAGAAGAACGCCATCGTGCGCTCCCTGCCCTCCGTGGAGACCCTGGGTTGCACCTCCGTCATCTGCTCCGACAAGACCGGCACGCTCACCACCAACCAGATGTCCGTTTCCCGCATGTTCATCTTCGACAAGATCGAGGGCGGCGACAGCAGCTTCACCGAGTTCGAGATCACCGGCTCCACCTACGAGCCCATCGGCGACGTCTACCTGAAGGGCTCCAAGGTCCGCGCCGGCGACTACGAGACGCTCCAGGAGATGGGCACCATCTGCATCATGTGCAACGACTCCGCCATCGACTTCAACGAGTTCAAGCAGTGCTTCGAGAAGGTCGGAGAGGCCACCGAGACCGCGCTCATCGTCCTGGCCGAGAAGATGAACCCCTTCAACGTCGGCAAGACCGGCCTCGACCGCCGCTCGTCCGCCATCGTCGTCCGCCAGGAGATCGAGACCAAGTGGAGGAAGGAGTTCACCCTCGAGTTCTCGCGTGACAGGAAGTCCATGTCCTCCTACTGTGTGCCCCTCAAGCCCTCCAAGCTCGGAGACGGTCCCAAGCTGTTCGTCAAGGGCGCGCCCGAGGGTGTGCTCGAGCGTTGTACCCACGCCCGCGTCGGATCCAGCAAGGTGCCTCTGAACGCTACCCTCAAGAACCGCATCCTCGAGCTGACCCGCCAATACGGTACCGGCCGCGACACTCTGCGTTGCCTGGCCCTCGCCACCGGAGAGAACCCCATGAAGCCCGAGAACATGGACCTGGGAGACTCCACCAAGTTCCACACGTACGAGGTGAACCTGACGTTCGTCGGAGTGGTGGGCATGCTGGACCCCCCGCGCAAGGAGGTGTTCGACGCCATCGTGCGCTGCCGTGCCGCGGGTATCCGCGTCATCGTCATCACTGGAGACAACAAGGCCACCGCTGAGGCTATCTGCAG ACGTATCGGAGTGTTCACCGAAGACGAGGACACGACCGGCAAGTCCTATTCCGGCCGTGAGTTCGACGACCTGCCCGTGTCGGAACAACGCGCCGCCTGCGCCCGCGGCCGCCTGTTCTCCCGCGTGGAGCCCGCGCACAAGTCCAAGATTGTCGAGTACTTGCAGAGCATGAACGAGATCTCCGCTATG ACTGGTGACGGTGTGAACGACGCGCCGGCGCTGAAGAAGGCCGAGATCGGTATCGCCATGGGCTCCGGAACCGCCGTGGCCAAGTCCGCCGCCGAGATGGTGCTCGCCGACGACAACTTCTCATCCATCGTGTCTGCTGTTGAGGAAG GCCGTGCCATCTACAACAACATGAAGCAGTTCATCCGCTACCTGATCTCTTCCAACGTCGGTGAAGTGGTCTCCATCTTCCTCACCGCCGCCCTGGGTCTGCCTGAAGCCCTGATCCCCGTGCAGCTGTTGTGGGTGAACCTGGTCACTGACGGTCTGCCCGCCACCGCCCTCGGATTCAACCCCCCTGACCTGGACATCATGACCAAGCCGCCCCGCCGCGCCGATGAGGGTCTCATCTCTGGATGGCTGTTCTTCAG ATACATGGCTATCGGAGGCTACGTCGGCGCCGCGACTGTGGGAGCCGCGTCCTGGTGGTTCATGTACTCCCCCTACGGCCCGCAGCTGTCGTACTGGCAGCTCACCCACCACCTGCAGTGCCTGGGAGGCGGCGATGAGTTCAAG GGTGTCGACTGCAAGATCTTCACCGACCCCCACCCCATGACCATGGCCCTGTCCGTGCTGGTGACCATCGAGATGCTGAACGCCATGAACTCGCTGTCGGAGAACCAGTCGCTGATCACCATGCCGCCGTGGTGCAACATGTGGCTCGTCGGCTCCATGGCCCTGTCGTTCACGCTGCACTTTGTCATCCTGTATGTCGAGGTTCTCTCG GCCGTGTTCCAGGTGACCCCGCTGTCGAGCGACGAGTGGGTCACGGTCATGAAGTTCTCCATCCCGGTGGTGCTGCTGGACGAGGTCCTCAAGTTCGTCGCGCGCAAGATCTCCGACG
- the LOC105380420 gene encoding calcium-transporting ATPase sarcoplasmic/endoplasmic reticulum type isoform X1, which yields MDDAHAKTSEEVLGYFGTDPDKGLSPDQVKRNQDKYGLNELPTEEGKTIWQLVLEQFDDLLVKILLLAAIISFVLALFEDHEDAFTAFVEPFVILLILIANAIVGVWQERNAESAIEALKEYEPEMGKVIRADKSGVQKIKAKEIVPGDIVEVSVGDKIPADIRLIKIYSTTIRIDQSILTGESVSVIKHTDAIPDPRAVNQDKKNILFSGTNVAAGKARGIVIGTGLMTAIGKIRVEMSETEEIKTPLQQKLDEFGEQLSKVISVICVAVWAINIGHFNDPAHGGSWIKGAVYYFKIAVALAVAAIPEGLPAVITTCLALGTRRMAKKNAIVRSLPSVETLGCTSVICSDKTGTLTTNQMSVSRMFIFDKIEGGDSSFTEFEITGSTYEPIGDVYLKGSKVRAGDYETLQEMGTICIMCNDSAIDFNEFKQCFEKVGEATETALIVLAEKMNPFNVGKTGLDRRSSAIVVRQEIETKWRKEFTLEFSRDRKSMSSYCVPLKPSKLGDGPKLFVKGAPEGVLERCTHARVGSSKVPLNATLKNRILELTRQYGTGRDTLRCLALATGENPMKPENMDLGDSTKFHTYEVNLTFVGVVGMLDPPRKEVFDAIVRCRAAGIRVIVITGDNKATAEAICRRIGVFTEDEDTTGKSYSGREFDDLPVSEQRAACARGRLFSRVEPAHKSKIVEYLQSMNEISAMTGDGVNDAPALKKAEIGIAMGSGTAVAKSAAEMVLADDNFSSIVSAVEEGRAIYNNMKQFIRYLISSNVGEVVSIFLTAALGLPEALIPVQLLWVNLVTDGLPATALGFNPPDLDIMTKPPRRADEGLISGWLFFRYMAIGGYVGAATVGAASWWFMYSPYGPQLSYWQLTHHLQCLGGGDEFKGVDCKIFTDPHPMTMALSVLVTIEMLNAMNSLSENQSLITMPPWCNMWLVGSMALSFTLHFVILYVEVLSAVFQVTPLSSDEWVTVMKFSIPVVLLDEVLKFVARKISDGRSGLGHWLDGMQWIVLMWAVFFGTILYGPL from the exons AACTCCCCACTGAAGAAG GCAAAACTATATGGCAACTAGTCTTGGAACAATTCGACGACCTCTTAGTAAAGATTTTGCTGCTAGCCGCTATTATTTCTTTC GTATTAGCTTTATTTGAAGACCACGAAGATGCGTTCACAGCTTTCGTGGAACCTTTCgtaattttacttatccttATCGCTAACGCTATTGTAGGAGTATGGCAAGAAAGAAACGCCGAATCCGCTATCGAAGCTTTAAAAGAATACGAGCCCGAAATGGGTAAAGTGATCAGAGCAGACAAATCTGGTGTGCAGAAGATCAAGGCCAAGGAGATCGTTCCCGGAGACATCGTTGAGGTGTCCGTCGGAGACAAGATCCCCGCCGACATCCGTCTCATCAAGATCTACTCCACCACCATCCGTATCGACCAGTCCATCCTTACCGGAGAGTCTGTGTCCGTCATCAAGCACACCGACGCCATCCCCGACCCCCGCGCCGTCAACCAGGACAAGAAGAACATCTTGTTCTCTGGTACCAACGTCGCCGCCGGTAAGGCTCGCGGTATCGTCATCGGAACTGGACTCATGACCGCCATCGGTAAGATCCGTGTCGAGATGTCCGAGACTGAGGAGATCAAGACCCCCCTGCAGCAGAAACTCGACGAGTTCGGCGAACAGCTGTCCAAGGTCATCTCCGTCATCTGCGTGGCCGTCTGGGCCATCAACATCGGCCACTTCAACGACCCCGCCCACGGAGGCTCCTGGATCAAGGGCGCCGTCTACTACTTCAAGATCGCCGTCGCGCTCGCCGTGGCCGCCATCCCCGAGGGTCTGCCCGCCGTCATCACCACCTGTCTCGCCCTAGGAACCCGTCGTATGGCCAAGAAGAACGCCATCGTGCGCTCCCTGCCCTCCGTGGAGACCCTGGGTTGCACCTCCGTCATCTGCTCCGACAAGACCGGCACGCTCACCACCAACCAGATGTCCGTTTCCCGCATGTTCATCTTCGACAAGATCGAGGGCGGCGACAGCAGCTTCACCGAGTTCGAGATCACCGGCTCCACCTACGAGCCCATCGGCGACGTCTACCTGAAGGGCTCCAAGGTCCGCGCCGGCGACTACGAGACGCTCCAGGAGATGGGCACCATCTGCATCATGTGCAACGACTCCGCCATCGACTTCAACGAGTTCAAGCAGTGCTTCGAGAAGGTCGGAGAGGCCACCGAGACCGCGCTCATCGTCCTGGCCGAGAAGATGAACCCCTTCAACGTCGGCAAGACCGGCCTCGACCGCCGCTCGTCCGCCATCGTCGTCCGCCAGGAGATCGAGACCAAGTGGAGGAAGGAGTTCACCCTCGAGTTCTCGCGTGACAGGAAGTCCATGTCCTCCTACTGTGTGCCCCTCAAGCCCTCCAAGCTCGGAGACGGTCCCAAGCTGTTCGTCAAGGGCGCGCCCGAGGGTGTGCTCGAGCGTTGTACCCACGCCCGCGTCGGATCCAGCAAGGTGCCTCTGAACGCTACCCTCAAGAACCGCATCCTCGAGCTGACCCGCCAATACGGTACCGGCCGCGACACTCTGCGTTGCCTGGCCCTCGCCACCGGAGAGAACCCCATGAAGCCCGAGAACATGGACCTGGGAGACTCCACCAAGTTCCACACGTACGAGGTGAACCTGACGTTCGTCGGAGTGGTGGGCATGCTGGACCCCCCGCGCAAGGAGGTGTTCGACGCCATCGTGCGCTGCCGTGCCGCGGGTATCCGCGTCATCGTCATCACTGGAGACAACAAGGCCACCGCTGAGGCTATCTGCAG ACGTATCGGAGTGTTCACCGAAGACGAGGACACGACCGGCAAGTCCTATTCCGGCCGTGAGTTCGACGACCTGCCCGTGTCGGAACAACGCGCCGCCTGCGCCCGCGGCCGCCTGTTCTCCCGCGTGGAGCCCGCGCACAAGTCCAAGATTGTCGAGTACTTGCAGAGCATGAACGAGATCTCCGCTATG ACTGGTGACGGTGTGAACGACGCGCCGGCGCTGAAGAAGGCCGAGATCGGTATCGCCATGGGCTCCGGAACCGCCGTGGCCAAGTCCGCCGCCGAGATGGTGCTCGCCGACGACAACTTCTCATCCATCGTGTCTGCTGTTGAGGAAG GCCGTGCCATCTACAACAACATGAAGCAGTTCATCCGCTACCTGATCTCTTCCAACGTCGGTGAAGTGGTCTCCATCTTCCTCACCGCCGCCCTGGGTCTGCCTGAAGCCCTGATCCCCGTGCAGCTGTTGTGGGTGAACCTGGTCACTGACGGTCTGCCCGCCACCGCCCTCGGATTCAACCCCCCTGACCTGGACATCATGACCAAGCCGCCCCGCCGCGCCGATGAGGGTCTCATCTCTGGATGGCTGTTCTTCAG ATACATGGCTATCGGAGGCTACGTCGGCGCCGCGACTGTGGGAGCCGCGTCCTGGTGGTTCATGTACTCCCCCTACGGCCCGCAGCTGTCGTACTGGCAGCTCACCCACCACCTGCAGTGCCTGGGAGGCGGCGATGAGTTCAAG GGTGTCGACTGCAAGATCTTCACCGACCCCCACCCCATGACCATGGCCCTGTCCGTGCTGGTGACCATCGAGATGCTGAACGCCATGAACTCGCTGTCGGAGAACCAGTCGCTGATCACCATGCCGCCGTGGTGCAACATGTGGCTCGTCGGCTCCATGGCCCTGTCGTTCACGCTGCACTTTGTCATCCTGTATGTCGAGGTTCTCTCG GCCGTGTTCCAGGTGACCCCGCTGTCGAGCGACGAGTGGGTCACGGTCATGAAGTTCTCCATCCCGGTGGTGCTGCTGGACGAGGTCCTCAAGTTCGTCGCGCGCAAGATCTCCGACGGTAGGAGCGGCCTCGGCCACTGGCTCGACGGCATGCAATGGATTGTGCTCATGTGGGCCGTCTTCTTTGGAACCATCCTATACGGACCCCTATAG